A window of the Theileria parva strain Muguga chromosome 2, complete sequence, whole genome shotgun sequence genome harbors these coding sequences:
- the TLDC2 gene encoding TLD family protein → MSSFDYKYRLTPGAIKEAVLSTFQSDISDSSPRNSHESLSPRTSQNETIVFREKCQYCIISRSILGVLTLTRESLTFEPDIRDVNVDEHGQGYYQIHVDMENILECGCIGGPSQELLGLEDMRCNGFLQVVLKQYSDSFETTHYSSGSSFESTLPDPMPERSKKSVGFNFSRIGSAIFSVLPGHKGKNSKLFKRSNSHVSILFGFFNKELAYKCTNKLMSLLDMCNNSTPSSDRSRITRIPFSSNSLIESWNTLTDAPEELDEPNDKYVNLDHFSAIGNRSKILTFDMVRKLNSYLPASVAIREWILSFETVHDGVSYHTFYKNLENKDNCIIVIEDSKGGVFGAFTPQIRYNLRFYGSGETFVFKFQRGNIKVFKSQGKNRCFIYSSDHSVIIGGGNNPAITIGKAFKVGTTAHSETFDNEPLSDDYHFEIKHMEVWTFGGFLTS, encoded by the coding sequence ATGTCGTCATTCGACTATAAATACAGGCTAACACCTGGTGCCATAAAAGAGGCGGTTCTATCCACCTTTCAGTCAGATATTTCAGATTCTTCACCCAGGAATTCACACGAATCACTATCACCAAGGACTTCACAAAATGAAACAATTGTATTCAGAGAAAAATGCCAGTATTGCATCATTTCTAGGTCGATTCTGGGCGTTTTGACACTGACGAGAGAGTCCCTGACCTTTGAGCCAGATATCAGAGACGTAAACGTAGATGAACACGGTCAAGGATATTATCAGATACACGTAGATATGGAGAATATTCTAGAGTGCGGCTGTATAGGCGGACCTTCCCAGGAGTTGCTCGGATTGGAAGATATGCGATGTAACGGCTTCCTACAAGTGGTCCTAAAGCAGTATTCCGATAGTTTTGAAACAACACACTACTCCAGCGGCTCTAGTTTCGAATCTACATTACCTGATCCAATGCCAGAAAGGAGTAAAAAGTCAGTAggttttaatttttcaagaATAGGTTCAGCAATTTTCTCAGTTTTACCAGGACACAAGGGTAAGAATAGTAAGCTTTTTAAAAGGAGTAACTCACACGTATCGATTCTATTTGGCTTTTTTAACAAGGAATTGGCTTACAAATGCACAAACAAACTCATGTCACTTTTGGATATGTGCAATAACTCAACGCCTTCCTCAGATCGGTCAAGAATCACAAGGATCCCTTTTTCAAGTAATAGCTTAATTGAGAGTTGGAATACGCTAACTGATGCGCCGGAGGAACTGGATGAACCAAATGATAAGTATGTCAATTTGGATCATTTCAGTGCTATTGGAAATAgaagtaaaattttaacctttGACATGGTCAGgaaattaaattcatatttacCTGCGAGTGTTGCGATTAGGGAGTGGATTCTAAGTTTCGAAACAGTCCACGACGGAGTAAGTTACCACACCTTTTACAAGAATCTCGAAAATAAGGACaactgtataatagtaatagaaGATTCAAAAGGTGGAGTTTTCGGCGCTTTCACGCCTCAAATCAGGTATAATCTTAGGTTTTACGGCTCAGGAGAAACTTTTGTGTTCAAATTTCAAAGGGGAAACATAAAAGTTTTCAAATCTCAAGGCAAGAACAGGTGTTTCATTTACTCCAGTGATCACTCAGTAATCATTGGAGGAGGAAATAACCCGGCCATTACCATAGGTAAAGCGTTCAAAGTGGGAACAACAGCACATAGTGAAACATTTGATAATGAACCGCTTTCGGACGATTACCACTTTGAAATCAAACACATGGAAGTCTGGACCTTTGGAGGCTTTCTAACATcgtaa
- a CDS encoding putative integral membrane protein, whose product MRKRVPDAGDFLESYFLGLSCLVCSEQFYILVSQTKASPNFQWYLLIFTSFVTLTVALIFYDESHRDLINGIHCYHLYFLAILVVFVWVKVTSVLVTTSVTIGLGALTTFLVIEACVHYSYNAKLVLSFLGGLLSARLLPSFCWMVTQEVDGELQSRKMSLTLAVARLLFCFLSMCIKVMKGKIGFPPNEPANHEYDWIVLRTRSFKQLCNFYSQRFNSNKDNGQDDNKIFIFIGSILRQFFPILYFYLCIILFVPLSPVINSHLNKKSSFIYAPHVISSLSRLESASHLFGFCVGILIPASRSANLGFYSINIFNISFRFLIQVYFSVFLRLFSNFGIYIAIITLSTLVGYVCSYDLFVVVSNTLVQNCKDQEHSKYPCCGDKFLTECYCRYPVIINKTNKCFYLEDNAYASKPYLAIVGEDKLTEFILSIPPLTQCRSSNRFSCSKSNGDGKSLDYLKHADSAILLLQKEVGGDIRKICEQLGCNQNCCQNCDEKSCNCLKLIGIYEIDSVTTSSCDDCQLTVRIEGTKSDSCSICGGGSGGSCVCSGGNGSNCCICVKCCPGTQCTAPCTNCVKLCRCEKCNKTKVKNAARVFICYTRDQKCCIREIKPNTTPKFSEKLDEQKDFYIKSMFMSDCCHSNIQVDLHCKINFFRVTEIKYSKKKINPTCIKLCINDSKCCTQQTSAANTQTCCCVGVPLQRVLVEYPDEQKPQPSCSCPEACKKCRCCQNGKCCCCTGAELKISTENSYEKTMNPVKIKLITIFWILFLLIILLSYLIMSSVKSKQLKYYDFDPVRSYKTITKSIKRTNLNTPDRVRRRIDQFLMISGRGSHDYQGELNDMLKLLECSFDPREFKIIKNQLDEVSYKLLRDHEFILRARIEMVTWGCCLGFIYPYVVQMILRIQDYFINWEYVWEKEYKYYRGKMANRINEFTYDSKFGVAALTEVGIGLKTRMLIANSRKDTWANLSDSVEGYLDLYDSEIEFKNGEFPKPMDERLKYYVDMWDNRMEHLKEWSCSNTNIFDWSRFLHDYPGIKTWISMFGRYITLALKEIKINEKSFNDGIGVFLIDKII is encoded by the coding sequence ATGAGGAAAAGAGTACCAGATGCTGGTGATTTTTTGGAGTCGTATTTTCTGGGATTATCATGTTTGGTATGCTCAGAACAGTTTTATATTCTCGTATCGCAAACCAAAGCCTCGCCAAATTTTCAATGGTATTTGCTAATATTCACATCATTTGTCACTTTGACAGTGGCCCTAATATTCTACGACGAAAGTCACCGTGATCTAATCAATGGAATTCATTGTtatcatttatattttttagctATATTAGTTGTTTTTGTATGGGTTAAAGTAACATCGGTACTAGTTACAACCTCTGTTACAATTGGATTAGGAGCCCTAACAACGTTCCTAGTGATTGAGGCATGTGTTCACTACTCTTATAATGCAAAATTAGTACTGTCGTTCCTTGGTGGTTTATTATCTGCCAGGTTGTTACCAAGTTTCTGTTGGATGGTAACTCAGGAAGTAGATGGTGAATTACAGTCTAGAAAAATGTCTTTAACATTGGCTGTGGCTAGATTGCTATTCTGTTTCCTAtcaatgtgtataaaagtAATGAAAGGAAAGATTGGATTTCCTCCCAACGAACCAGCCAATCACGAATATGATTGGATTGTTTTGAGAACACGTAGCTTTAAACAATTGtgcaatttttattctcaaaggtttaattcaaataaagataatgGTCAagatgataataaaattttcatttttattggATCAATTTTGAGACAATTTTTTcctattttatatttttatttgtgtattatattgtttGTACCCTTGTCCCCAGTTATTAATTCCCATTTGAATAAGAAATCAAGTTTCATCTACGCTCCTCATGTGATCAGTTCATTATCCAGACTTGAAAGTGCCTCCCACTTATTTGGGTTTTGTGTTGGTATCCTGATTCCAGCTTCACGTAGTGCTAATTTAGGTTTTTATTcgattaatatttttaatattagttttcGTTTCCTTATCCAAGTATATTTTTCGGTTTTTCTCAGATTGTTTTCCAACTTTGGGATTTACATTGCGATAATTACCTTGTCAACTTTAGTTGGATACGTCTGCTCATATGATTTATTTGTAGTCGTTAGTAATACTCTTGTCCAAAATTGCAAAGACCAGGAACATTCTAAATATCCTTGTTGTGGAGATAAGTTTCTTACTGAGTGCTATTGTAGATATCCGGTAAtcattaataaaacaaataagTGTTTCTATCTAGAGGATAACGCATATGCTTCAAAGCCATATCTAGCTATTGTAGGAGAAGATAAATTAACCGAGTTTATTCTCAGTATTCCACCTTTAACTCAGTGTCGTAGTTCCAACAGATTTTCATGTTCTAAATCAAATGGTGATGGTAAGAGTTTGgattatttaaaacatGCTGATAGTGCCATTCTTTTGCTTCAAAAAGAAGTTGGAGGTGATATAAGAAAAATATGTGAACAACTGGGTTGTAACCAAAATTGTTGTCAAAATTGCGATGAAAAAAGTTGCAACTGTCTAAAACTTATTGGAATTTACGAAATAGATTCGGTTACAACTAGTTCCTGTGATGATTGCCAGTTAACTGTTAGAATTGAGGGAACGAAATCAGACTCTTGCTCAATTTGTGGAGGAGGTAGTGGAGGTTCTTGTGTTTGTAGTGGTGGAAATGGATCAAACTGTTGTATATGTGTTAAGTGTTGTCCTGGTACCCAGTGTACAGCCCCGTGTACTAACtgtgttaaattatgtcgatgtgaaaaatgtaataaaacTAAAGTTAAAAACGCAGCTAGGGTTTTCATCTGTTATACTCGGGATCAAAAATGCTGTATAAGGGAGATAAAGCCAAACACTACTCCAAAATTTAGCGAAAAATTGGATGAGCAAAAggatttttatattaagAGTATGTTTATGTCAGATTGCTGCCATTCTAACATCCAAGTTGACTTacattgtaaaattaatttcttCCGGGTAACAGAgataaaatattccaaaAAAAAGATTAATCCAACCTGCATCAAGCTTTGCATAAATGATTCAAAATGTTGTACACAACAAACATCTGCTGCTAATACCCAAACTTGTTGTTGTGTAGGCGTTCCTCTTCAAAGAGTATTAGTTGAATATCCTGATGAACAAAAACCTCAACCTTCATGTTCTTGCCCAGAAGCATGCAAGAAATGCCGTTGCTGTCAAAATGGTAAGTGTTGCTGTTGTACCGGTGCCGAACTTAAAATCTCGACGGAAAATTCATATGAAAAAACTATGAACCCGGTGAAGATTAAACTGATTACAATTTTCTGGATACtatttttgttaataatattactcAGTTACCTCATAATGTCATCAGTTAAGAGCAAACAGCTAAAGTACTACGATTTTGACCCTGTAAGATCCTACAAGACAATTACTAAATCAATTAAAAGAACTAATCTTAATACGCCCGATAGAGTAAGACGCAGGATAGATCAGTTTTTAATGATCTCAGGGCGGGGTAGTCATGACTATCAGGGTGAATTAAATGATATGCTTAAACTTTTGGAATGCTCATTTGATCCTCGAGAGttcaaaatcattaaaaatcAACTGGATGAAGTATCTTATAAGCTTCTGAGAGATCATGAGTTCATTCTTAGAGCAAGAATTGAGATGGTCACTTGGGGCTGTTGCCTGGGATTTATTTACCCCTACGTTGTTCAGATGATCCTTAGAATCCAAGATTATTTCATAAATTGGGAATATGTCTGGGAAAAGGAGTACAAATACTACAGAGGGAAGATGGCAAATAGAATTAATGAGTTTACATACGATTCTAAGTTTGGAGTAGCAGCCTTGACAGAAGTTGGAATTGGACTTAAAACCAGAATGTTAATTGCCAACTCAAGAAAAGATACGTGGGCCAACTTGTCTGATAGTGTAGAAGGGTATTTGGATCTGTATGACTCGGAAATtgagtttaaaaatggAGAATTTCCAAAGCCAATGGATGAAAGATTAAAGTACTACGTTGACATGTGGGATAACAGAATGGAACACCTTAAAGAGTGGAGTTGTTCAAACACTAACATCTTCGACTGGTCAAGATTCTTACATGATTACCCAGGCATAAAAACGTGGATAAGTATGTTTGGAAGGTACATTACACTGGCCTTGaaggaaattaaaataaatgaaaagaGCTTTAACGATGGAATTGGAGTGTttttaattgataaaataatctaa